ATTTGATCAAGATATTATACAACAAGAAAGAAAACGAACAGCGATGTCATCAGAGAATGACCCAGAAGACGAAATATATGATGATGCGGTGGAAGTTGTGTTGAGCACTAAACAGGCTTCTGCATCGGTTTTACAGAGGAAATTGCGTATTGGTTATGCACGTGCAGCGCGTCTTATAGATATGATGGAGGATTGCGGTATAGTTGGGCCTCCTAAGGGTAGTAAAGGTAGAGATATCCTGATAAAATCACAGGATCAGTTTGAAGATGATGATGTTAAAAGTGGCCAGATGGTTGAGTCTGATCTGTAACACTAAATATTCGTGTACATAGGATAAATGCTATGGAAAATTTACATGATTTGCTGAAACGTACCCGTGAAGAAAAAGGGATCAACATAGAAGATGTATCAAAACATACAAAGATTAGGGTGAAGATCCTTGTATCAATTGAGTCAGGTGATTATGAAGCTGTCGCGAGCCCTACGTATCTCAAAGGGTTTATCAAACTCTATAGTAAATATTTAGGGTTAGATACCAAGCAAATAATGTCCGATTATGCGGATCTTTTTCAAAATAATATTGAGCGTTATTTTGTGACGCCCGGTAAGGTCAAAGATACTGAGAAGACGTGGAGTGAATCCATGCTTGATAAGTTTCCTACTATGGAATTCGATATGCGTAAATTTATCTTTGTTGTGAGTGTTGTGCTTTGTATTCTTATTGGCACGATCAGTTTTTTTGTTGTAAAAAAAATAATGACAGTAGCGAGTGATAGACCTCGACAGCCTGCTAAAGAAATGACAAAACAAAAATCAGACCTTATCTTACCAATGCTAAAAAAACAAACATCCCAAAACATTATTGGAGAAGTAAAGAATGAGCGTCTAGTTGCTCCTGCAGTCAGTGGAGTTGCACAAATAAATGTTCCATCTCATCCTGCGGAGGCAGTGCCTAAACGCGAACAAGAGCTGCACCTTACCGCTGAGATCTCTCAGGATGTTTGGTTACGTATAAAGATTGATGGACAGCTCGTT
This genomic stretch from Candidatus Ancaeobacter aquaticus harbors:
- a CDS encoding DUF4115 domain-containing protein; its protein translation is MENLHDLLKRTREEKGINIEDVSKHTKIRVKILVSIESGDYEAVASPTYLKGFIKLYSKYLGLDTKQIMSDYADLFQNNIERYFVTPGKVKDTEKTWSESMLDKFPTMEFDMRKFIFVVSVVLCILIGTISFFVVKKIMTVASDRPRQPAKEMTKQKSDLILPMLKKQTSQNIIGEVKNERLVAPAVSGVAQINVPSHPAEAVPKREQELHLTAEISQDVWLRIKIDGQLVFEDTLKNGEKETWKAKKSIEVRMGNAGGISLTLNDVFLGVQGNTGQVKSILIDHELLKQLKDNAQKR